The segment CTATACGGATGGAATAATACTGCGACTACTGAAGTGTTTATTGATTAAACACACTGTTATGTCTTTAAAAGGTggatttacattttttttctcaagtTTATTATAGAGATTATGTTTCTGTGATCGCAATTCATTTCATGCTTTATACAACAGTACAATCAGGAGTGAGAGTCAAAGCTGAAATCAACACAGGTTTTACAAGCTCAGTATTTGGAACGTTATACACCCAGCTCCGCTACTGTCCAAAAGGAAAATCTCAAAGTGCATTCCAAAGTCATGCTTCGGTAAACCAAAGAGAGAATTTCTGATTTCACCTTGAAAATATGATTCTATAAACGAGCGTGAGTCTATAACGTTCCAAAtcaagatgaatgggagatagATTTGTGGCTTTCTCGGCTTTTGTAATCATCGCTTGTatcttagaaaattttatacaAACAAACTCGCTACCAAAGAatttaaaacacaaaacaaagcTCTCAAAGAAAGGTCTTGGTTCCGTATTCAACAACACCATAAAACAATATACTCGCGAAACTAGACAAGAAAGGAACAAACACACTGAATGAATTACGGAATCGTACTTTTACCGGAGTAGAAGAACGAAGATGATATACAATTTTTATGTCGTCGTCTTGCCTCTCCTTTCGGGGATTTAAACATTGATTGCTCTGCAGCTTACGATAATAACGAAACAGATTGGCTGCTGGAGAAGCTTTGCTTGTTTCATGGTACTCCGCGAATGGCTCGAAGAGTTTTTGATATTTAGTGAGAAAGAATTTCGGAAAGGCGGATTTGAGCATCAGGAGGAGTATCCCTTCCAGGAACATTGACCTTTAAGAGATTGGAATACCTGCAACCCCAAAAGAAATCGTATTAGACTCAATCTTGTGTTTATTTCGATAAGTTTGGGTTATTATAAGTAATCGAAGTTGAGGAAACAGACTCTGTGGGTGTAAACATTTGGTCATGTTCCGCTATGAATGCAAGTAACGCCTGCATAGAATCAGGTAAACCATCTGAGTATAAGAAAAGCGATGGACAAACCCAAGAAGAAACAATAAATTCTTTGGCTAACCTCAAATGGCATGTTCAGTAGTTCATAATAAGTACGGACACGATCTAGGTTCTGTTGTACACTCTCACCATCGACGTATGGAATAGCTGCCATGGCCTGCGATGTATAATACACACGGATGACAACAGTGAAATGCTATCGGAAACCGGTTCTAAATAGCGAACTAGACACCTAAATAGGACTGATCTTTACCTGTTCCAATGCTATAGTGTTCCGACAAATTTGTTGAACTCCGAAAAGGTTGATGGATCTCATGTCAGCCAAAGCCTAGAAAAATACGTAGTAAGAGACTTTCAACGGTTTAGAGGATGGATGATGATCAATTGTTAGGTCTAGATTTGTGACATGGTATATTGACATGTGAAATAGAAGTACCAAAGATCTTATTAATgcaagtaaataaaaaaaaggtttcaaagataaaaaaagaagTGTACCTTAATGGACGCATTTGCAGCAGTCCCACAAATGCCACCGAAAACATAATTGCGCTTCTCACCAGAGATGAAAGGCGCCATTCCCTCGTCCCTACGTGTTatctgttttaaaagaaaaaatgaaaaggtAAATAAACTTGGTGCAGAATTATAGGAATGGAATCTCGCAAAACCAGTTCAAAACTAGATTGCACACTAAACAAGAATGTAACTCACTGCAGTAAATTAAAACCACTTCATCATTTGGCTAACTAGGTTCTCTCAGCAGAAGAGTGATAACGAATATTTGATAGCTATGAAACTAAACATGGTTTATTGAAGTTATATAATCAACCTGTGAAGTAAGAGAAATCACAAAGTCGTCTGGCTCTTCAGCATCCTCATCCTCCAAATATTCCCGATTTGTCATTTCCTTTTTCAACACCATAGTATTTCGTAAGTTTTACAACTTCTCATAACCATGCCACCTTCCTAACAAAGGGAACATTCACATCACATACCTGAAGATGAAAGACTGTTTCCAGTTGCATCTCAACACGAAGAACCTTAAGGCAATCGGTGGCAAGTTTTCTGTACTCATCAGCAAATGATGCCAGATTCCTTGGAGAAGTTGCTTGATTCCTGCTATTACCTTCAGCTTGACTTGCTGCACGAGGAACTGCTTGTCCAAGCCTAAAGATTTTGGGAAATCAAAACTTCAGAAAGAGTTTTCATTTGCTTGCTACTTAGAGAAGGAAGTGAGGACTTAAAGGAAGACCTATCAGACTATGCAAGTTTCTCTTTTACACTGAACGcaaatgtttttagtttttcatttttaaattttgagaaagaaaaaacagcAATTAATCTAGCCTAGTCTCTGTAGGTAGCCCTACTTAATAGAGTCTGCCACGTATTAAGATTTAAGACATGATAGGAAGAGGCATGCATAAAGAATCTGATCCAGAAGAACTCACCTCTCAATAGAATCTGCCACGTATTCAAGCGAGTCACTAAGAGAGGCTAACAAAATGAGTTTGTTGTCATCACGAATTAGATTATCCTGTAAGAAACACAGTTACTTAAATAATCTTCACCAGCTGACAAATTCATACTAGAATAAGTTTCAGACAACACATGATATTTACCTGCTTGATAGACGGCAAACTTAAGAATAATTCAGTGAGTTCTACTTCGGAGCCAACAGCCTCAGAGTGAGAAACAGAATGGCCAAGTTGAGATGGCAAACAAGCACTTGCCGCATCAAGTCGCATCAATCTCTCAATATCATGCCTCCCAATGAGCCTGTAACTGAGCTTCTCCAGTACAGCCTGATGCATTAAATAATCAAACTTACGCTCAGAAAAGTGTGCCCAAGGAAGAAATACATCGCTTTCTATTTCTTGACACTCGAGGCagagaaatcgtaaaaaaaaacagtgaagaCTTTTatcaaaaatggaaaaagcgCAAGTAAGATTGGCTAACTCCAAGTTCTTCCACCTCTCTCTTGAATCAAACTTTCTCAGGTTATTGCTTCTAAGCATTTAATGCCAAGTTCTGCTGCAGGGCTTATCACAATCTGGTAAAACATCTACATTTACACTGTAGGCTACGCAAGACAATGCTAAAATCCCAAAACAGAACACTACTGCTATTTAATGAAAGTAGGTCTGTTTTCACGAAGCTCAAACTAAAAGCTAGCACTTTGTTCAAGACATAGTAGACTTTAAATCCATAGTCATATCATCTCATTCGTACACCTTCAcagttaaatttttaaaaatcaatgaAGTTGACAAGGCTACTTTTTAGTGTATAATTTTGTGACAAGGCTACTTTTTAGTGTATAATTTTGTGCTATAGGTGCAACACCCTAAACCagatttaaacatataaatagatCAGAAGAGTCAAAGGAAGAGGACAACAAATGAGAAACGAGTAAGATCCATACCTCCATGTATGATGTTCGACATCTCTCAAATGTTCTCTCAAGAAATGTCTGAACATACTTCACAAGGTCAGTAGCAAATTTAGGCATGGCTTGAGCCCAACCAAGAACCTAGAAAAAAGTGAAAAGCAAGGACttcattaaaacaaaaatatcatgaAACTGAGAACACAAAAGATGGATTAGATGATGAACTGGAAGTAACCATCCATTCTTTTAAGGCAAATCAAAAGTATGAACAACAAAAAGGTTTGGTTTCCAGTTTAAAAGCATATAAAACTTACCTCTTTTGCAAGGAGATCTATTGCCAAAAGACCTTGCAAGATAGGTCGACCCTTTTCTACGGTTGGGGTGTAAGTAGTTGTATGTGCACGGGGTCTAAATGCGGCAGCACCTGCAAAATAGTTTTACGAACCATGGATTTTCAACCTTGAATCGAGGCAGGTATAGCACTGACACAACTGGTATGTTCATAACTAATAATATGCAAGTGCAACTAttcctatatttttttctgctaCGGAATctttaaatgcaaaatattttaaagacaCTTTAACTTATAAAACATCCATACTCTATATTGATAAACAGTTCAGTTAGTTCTGCAAACAGATTCTTCTACTACCACCTTGCGGTGGTATAAATCCAAGTCTTTGGAACCAAATTAACAACTCTCCTTTCAACATGCAATTCTATATATACCGTCATAGAAGAATTACCCTAAAGTAGCAATAGAAAACGCTATGATCAGATTTCTATAGTCTATGGAACTAACTTGATATAGCTTGCTGTACGCCTTTCCTATAGTCTACAAACATTGTCGGTAACAGGTGGTCCTTCACAAAGTTCTCGGTGAATGTAAGCAATCCATCATTCCTGCATCAGGTATTGAAAACTCGATGGTGAAAATAGTGGCAAGGTATTTTGGACAATGAGTAAGGTGTTTAGCTTTGACAGGATGACAGCCAGTAAAGGCACGCGGATATTTTGAACTTACACAAGCTGAGAATGTTTTTTGGGCAACATTGAAGTGATTTTATCTGTAAACTGCAAGACACAAAAGATCATAATTCATGATTCCACAAAAAAAACAGTTGAAAATGAATGAAAAGCTTAGATGAACGAGAATTCAAACCTGAAGGACAGGCCGGTAAATAGATGCAGCTAGATATATTCCCTGTTCAGGCAAAACTGCTGCAGATCCATAACCTTCCTGTGATGAATTTGGAGCCCTCTTTCCCCAGCCTTGACGAATGAGATCAGCTCCTGCTAGCAGTACATAGCGTCAGTAACTCCACCAAAGGCATTATAACCAAAGGCATTATAACCAAAAACGTCAGGATGATTGATTAATACCCTGATTAGAAATCGATACAGTTGCATCTGTGAACCGAAAGGTGAATGTTACCCCATCTTCAGGTGCATCCCTGCAGTCCACCATCATCAATTAATCATCAACTACTAAACAAAATGCAGAGTTTCCAATGGCCATATCAGGTGATTCACAGCCCAACTAAAACATGCTTTTGTACATGAAAGTTAGGCCTATCTTAACAAAAGCTTAAATGTCTAATTCTTGGGACATGTTTCGTTGTCTATGTATCTACACGAATATGAGGAACCATTAATATGAGAAAACCATCTCCGTAAATGTACGAACTAGCAAAGCTAAGGGGTCACTTGCCTTTTATCTTTCTTGGGAGCCTTCTTTGAGAGTTTAGCAGTTTGTGCAGCAGTATCTGCAGACGCAGCTTCTGGAGTTGCTCTTAGAATTTCACATATAAGTTGTTGGCATTCACTCTTCACCAGTTAGTCAGTAACACGTAAAACTTCGATCAGCTTACATATGAGGACGTTcagtatagatatataatatttagctCCACGACAAAGTAGATATTTTGAAATCAATAGGCGGACCTGTAAGACTGTCAAAGGAAAACTGATAGTGTAGCCACCAGTAGCTTGGGATGCGTCAGAATCGGGGTTCCAATTCACATCAGTAGGCAATGACTTCGGTGTGTTAATGTCATGTTGCGAAGCCCTGAACTCCAAAAGCTCTCCAACAACAACATGATTTTCTATAGAAGCAACAATATGAGAAATTTTGTGCCTTTACTttgggaaaataaaaatatcaagacTAGTTTAACAGTTAAATAGCTCACCAAATATCTTGACAATAGTATCTAAAATTGAGTCAAGAAGATCTTTTGCTGCAGCCTGCGCTTTGCCTCCAGGAGCCATAAGAGGCGAGACAGGGCTCACAGCTAGGTGAGTTCCAGAATTTGATATCCCATTTTGTGGTTTATCTTTTGATAATCTGTAGGCCTCGGACTGTCCTTTGATAAAATGCAATCCCGCAGCTCCCGTTCGATCACCCTGACTACAGGCTGACTTTGACAAATTTTTAGTCTCCATGTGGGCTTTAATCTTGGATATTATGATCTCATGTATTGTGGGTCGAAGTCTTTGGCTGCAAGAGAACACAAAAACATCACTTAGAAAAGCTTGACGATTTCAATAACAGAATGTACTTATTTCCACCAACATTTTTGAATGGAAAACTAGCAAAACTTGAGCGGCATCGGTTATCCATTCATCTTTAACTTCAAGAATAATAAACGTTAACTGGTCCCACAAATTACACATATACATTTGACAACGATTGTATCTCGTGATGACATCGGTGATAAGTTAACTAACCAATTGAAACCACTGCTAGCGATCTAAAACTAAAAGATATTGAAGGAGTAAATTTTCTACAACTATATCAAGCTGCAGAACATAGCAATTCTAAAACCATttagataaattaaaaaatagaaagccAACCATATAATGGCACCAGCAGCTGCAACTTTTCCGAGCATGCAAAGACACTGAACAAGAGTCTGTAGATACTTCACATGCAGAGGATCATCACTCTTTCTTACTGCTTCCTGAAACAGGAGATAAAGCAATGTCGCAACACTGAAAAAATTGGGCAGAAGATATGTTAAGTGTAACAAGCACGTACGATAAACTCGTCAGGAGAGGAATCAGAAAGCCAAGGTGGAAGTTGGTAAGAAAGCAATTTACTATCAGTGCCATTCCTGATAGTCTGTCCATCTCCGGTGGCTTCATCATGTTCTACAGAGTCCTCCTCATCATGTCCATCAAATGATGAACTAAGACACACAACGAGATTAAAGAAACGCACATTAGCGaagtaaattttataaaagcaGAACAAAGGTAGCGCGCAACCTTAGGTTGACAAAGCAACTTCTGTCATAATCAATTTACAGCATACTTTCTTTTATTAACGAAATTTATAAGGAGAACCTCCACAAAATGATATGAGAAACCATGCAAGTATGGTAATCtctatttcaaaaataaagcCGCGAGAGCCTCTGTGGAGAACCGAAACTAAACAGGCAATGATCACTCCAGATAAAGTAAACTTTATACACGAAAAAATGTTACTATATCTCATACAGAATCAACTTAAGGGAAATGTTGCGAAATCATACCCTTCCTCAGTAGAACCCGTTCTATGTGAACCATTTGTGAGGCCTCTAACACCAAACTGACTATCACCTTTCAGTGTCCGTGTTCTACGAGAGAGTGGTTGTGAGCTCATTCGACTAGCTGCAACAGCTGTTGTTGTTGGTACTTCATCATCTCTTTCATATATGCTTGACGCAACTGAACTGCAGCATAGAAAAGGTCAAGAACAGACGAATGTGCATGAGGCACAGTGTCAAGCAAGCAGGCCACTGAACCAAGGATAAAAAGTAGCACTGTTTCTGAAATTCATTTATACAGGCTGAAAAGAAACCTACCTGTATTCACCTCTATTGTACAAATGTGCATGCAAATCGTCGAGAATTTTGAAGAAAAGAGCTCCCCGCAGCTTAGCTAGCTCAGATCTGACATCTTGAAGAGCACCAACCTAGGTGAACGTACCAGAATATATATGAGTACAAGATCTAAGTGAACAGAAGATTTCTCGAACAGAGACAATCAGAAGGTCCCGGTCGAAATTAGATGATAACAGATCCCATTCAACGGATAGATATAAAAACAATCCTAGAGATCAAACTGACAAATGAATAGGAAGACCCAAAAAGTTCCCGTAAGATTGCTTTTCCAGCATTTGTTAGCATTGGCAGTTAGGAAATTACCGTTTGCAGCCCCTCACGCTCCAGCATCAGAGAAGACTGGAGATACACTTGAATAGCAGCGTAAAATTGCTTATCAGCAATGAGCTTCTCAATACGAGATGGAACCTGTTCAATATTTCAAGAGGCCGCATCCCCATTGTCACATCAGAAAGCAGCTTTCATTTAAATAgcaaaaaacagaaaaagaaacaaatagtGGAAACATATCAACAAAAAGTATCATCAGAAATACAGAGTGCTATCATGAATGACGTATAAAAAGTTCAAATACATAGCAAGCAACTGTCCACACAACAATCAACTAAGAAATGTTAGGAGTAATCCAACCAACCTTAGCAATGCCCTCAATTTGATCCAAAAGTGAGATGATGTGGCGCAATGTAACAGAACGGTACCACAACTGGTGTAATTGTTTATTGCGTGTCCCCAAGCTCTTCTTTGCTTCTCCCAACTCATGCTTCAAGTCGCCTATTTTATCAGTGGACTCACTGAATAGTCGCAAGATCTGATGAGAAATATCATTACGTCAAATCATATGGGACATATATATCTGGTTACTgctttaggaaaaaaaaaggtcaGATATAGGAAACCTGTGAGTAGTTTTGAATGGCTTTGTTGAAACCACCATGATAAGCATGGACGACTTCATCCACAACCTCCTCGACAACATCACTTTGCTCCCTTAATAAAAGAATGTCAGCTTCACGGTCTTTAGACGTAATGATATGGACAACATGCGGCAGGGAGTCGAAGCGTGGAACAGCCCAGCTCTCATCTATTCGTGCCAGCTCCTCCCTAAGGTACTGCAATAACCCTCATCACTCAGGCACACAAGCACATGTACtccaagaaaaacaaaatcaagagCAGTGATAATTACAGTCTGTTTCCTATAAGCCATGATATCAATCACTTCTTCAAATAAAACTACCGACATACTTAACGTCCCTATAAATCGTTGAACTAAATGATTTCTCCTTTGAGGGCTGAACTTGTGGTTCTTCTAAGAAAATGGACTTACAGTTTTATCGGAGGGAACAGGCAAACCATCGAAAATCCCCATCTTAGAGTGTTCCTCAGCACATTCCAATCAAAGCTTATCTGTAGATAAAATCCAAATTTCAAAACGAACACCTAAGTGAGCTAGAGACGATGAATCAACGATGCTACGCAGTTCAATTTCCAAACTAAACAAAATACGAAGAAGCTAGTGGACATAGAATTCAAGTCAGGAGAAGACGCGGTAAACATTCAAGCATCATCACTCCTTCTAAGATCTAACGATGAGCAGAGAGAAAGATATCATCCAATTACAGCTAGCGGCGTTTACAGAGATCGAAATTACGAATCAAAACACTTAGGTGTGGAAGAAGTAGATCTAGGTAGCAAAATCGAGAAAGGAGATGAATGATGGATGGATATTTCAGCTACCTGGGATTACGAATCCTCGTTCGAATCTAATCAGTGCGTCGCTGATCACCGAGAAAAGATATCTAAATCTCGAGAAAAAGTTTGAGAGGTAGAAAAATCTGTACGCGTTGTTCTTCTAATTTTCCCAGACTTTTCTTCTCTCTAATTTTTTTCCGGGTCCGATTTTTCCCcgcttttgtttgttttaataaaaagtttaactatgggaaaataagattttttttttgtttggacgGCAACATTTTCTTAAGTTATCAAAAACAATTACATGCATAATACGTTTCACGAATTCAATTCAGAGACAAAGAAGATTATAGTATactatacttttttttaaaactggTATATTATACTTTGTACATGCGCATAACAtgaatttataacaaaatatataatgtgaCATTTTGGGTTGAGTGTAATGCTTAGGAAATTCGTAACAAATCTTTCAACCACAGTCACATAcaacacattaatctaagtgaTTGCTAATacagcttttttatttttattttgtaaattaaactaaaaagaaGCTAATacacttttttcttcttcctcctcctctatCCTTCATCTGGAGAAGATAAATTTTGAAGCATTGTGTTAAGAACCAATTAGAgcaaatcatcatcatctagtTTTTGTCTGGTTAAATTATTATGACTAGGATTGACATAATTTCATTCCATCGTGTATGATCATAAACAAATAAATGGATTGGATTTTAGAAGAAACTGATCTAAATGGCTAGGATTTATAGAAGAAACTGGGCCCTATGATATCTATCTTATGTTTAAAAATTCTCATGCAATTCAATTGGGCTTGGGCTTTACCAAAACAATCGTCTACTTTCGTCGATCAGACCAGTCTGTTGCAAATTAACCCTGGtaagagaaaaaggaaaaaacccACGGACAGCTAAACGACGGCGTGCTtctaaactcaaactcaaatAGAAGAACCAAAAATCACCGTGGAAATAAAGCGGAAGAGAATGGTTCaggcaaagaagaagaagatccacAACAGCGACGATGAAGAAGACGACACTTTCTACTACCGCTACTCCTCCGTCGCAGCACCTCCTCCTTCTCACCCCACAAAaccttcttcctcctcctccaaatCATCAGCTCCCACCGGATCAGGCGGCTTAGCCCCTTCCAAATCGACGCTCTACGTCTCGAACCTCGACTTCTCCCTAACCAACTCCGACATCCACACGCTCTTCTCCACCTTCGGGAAACTCGCTCGGGTCACCGTTCTCAAGGACCGCGAGACCCGCCGGTCCCGCGGCGTGGCCTTCGTGCTCTACGTCTCGCGCGACGACGCGGCCAAAGCGGCGAGATCCATGGAAGGGAAGATCCTCAACGGACGGAAGCTGACGGTTTCGATCGCCGCCGATAACGGGAGGGCGGCGGAGTTTATCAAGAAGAGGGTGTACAAGGATAAGTCTAGGTGTTACGAGTGTGGAGACGAAGGGCATCTTTCGTACGAGTGTCCTAGGAATCAGCTGGGGCCGAGGGAGAGACCGCCGCCGCCGAAGAAAAGGGGAAGGAGGAGGGAGGAGGAAAGAGAGGGTGAGGACTCGAGGGATTGGTCGGGGCCGGCGTTGGCGGAGGAAGGGTTTGGTGAGGATAATTGGGCTTCTGTGGTGGATAATGAAGCTGGGGAGAGGCTGAGAATGAGAGAagctgaggaagaagaagagaggaggaagaagaggaaggaagCTGCAGGGAAGAAAGTTAGCTACTTTAGTGATGAGAGTGATGATGAAGATTAGATTATGGATGATAGATCCATTTTGTGTTGTATATGCAAATGTTTGAGGAGTCTGGATCACTAGAGAAGTCAGGTTGATGTGATTTCAATGTCAAATTGGAATCAAATTCTGTAGTAAGTGTACTGGTGGGtgatcttttattttctttttcttttagaatgGTGTTGTTCGTTTGCTCATCTGGGTGATCCATCTGGGTGAAGATGCAAGTTGATGTTTGTTTTGTACATTAAAATGCTACATCCAGATGGATCACCCAACTGCATTTATGAAAACTCATCTCAAATTCTCACCCAAATGAGGGTGAGTCTTCACGGAGCATCTGGGTGAAGGTGAGTCTTCACcgaaaatttgataaatttttcgttaaaacaaaataaattcttgccaaaaccgaaaatgcaattttccgtcaaaattggaaaacacaatttttcgtcaaaatcgggaaaacataatttcgccaaaaccagaaaacgtaatttcccgtcaaaatcgaaaaaatgcaatatcccgccaaaatcggaaaaaggcaatttcccgccaaaaatcGGAAAACCCAATTTCTCACCAAGACCAAAAAACACACTTTcacgccaaaaccgagaaaacgcaattttccgccaaaaccgaaaaac is part of the Raphanus sativus cultivar WK10039 chromosome 5, ASM80110v3, whole genome shotgun sequence genome and harbors:
- the LOC108805149 gene encoding U11/U12 small nuclear ribonucleoprotein 31 kDa protein, with amino-acid sequence MVQAKKKKIHNSDDEEDDTFYYRYSSVAAPPPSHPTKPSSSSSKSSAPTGSGGLAPSKSTLYVSNLDFSLTNSDIHTLFSTFGKLARVTVLKDRETRRSRGVAFVLYVSRDDAAKAARSMEGKILNGRKLTVSIAADNGRAAEFIKKRVYKDKSRCYECGDEGHLSYECPRNQLGPRERPPPPKKRGRRREEEREGEDSRDWSGPALAEEGFGEDNWASVVDNEAGERLRMREAEEEEERRKKRKEAAGKKVSYFSDESDDED
- the LOC108861964 gene encoding exocyst complex component SEC8 isoform X1 yields the protein MGIFDGLPVPSDKTYLREELARIDESWAVPRFDSLPHVVHIITSKDREADILLLREQSDVVEEVVDEVVHAYHGGFNKAIQNYSQILRLFSESTDKIGDLKHELGEAKKSLGTRNKQLHQLWYRSVTLRHIISLLDQIEGIAKVPSRIEKLIADKQFYAAIQVYLQSSLMLEREGLQTVGALQDVRSELAKLRGALFFKILDDLHAHLYNRGEYSSVASSIYERDDEVPTTTAVAASRMSSQPLSRRTRTLKGDSQFGVRGLTNGSHRTGSTEEGSSFDGHDEEDSVEHDEATGDGQTIRNGTDSKLLSYQLPPWLSDSSPDEFIEAVRKSDDPLHVKYLQTLVQCLCMLGKVAAAGAIICQRLRPTIHEIIISKIKAHMETKNLSKSACSQGDRTGAAGLHFIKGQSEAYRLSKDKPQNGISNSGTHLAVSPVSPLMAPGGKAQAAAKDLLDSILDTIVKIFENHVVVGELLEFRASQHDINTPKSLPTDVNWNPDSDASQATGGYTISFPLTVLQSECQQLICEILRATPEAASADTAAQTAKLSKKAPKKDKRDAPEDGVTFTFRFTDATVSISNQGADLIRQGWGKRAPNSSQEGYGSAAVLPEQGIYLAASIYRPVLQFTDKITSMLPKKHSQLVNDGLLTFTENFVKDHLLPTMFVDYRKGVQQAISSAAAFRPRAHTTTYTPTVEKGRPILQGLLAIDLLAKEVLGWAQAMPKFATDLVKYVQTFLERTFERCRTSYMEAVLEKLSYRLIGRHDIERLMRLDAASACLPSQLGHSVSHSEAVGSEVELTELFLSLPSIKQDNLIRDDNKLILLASLSDSLEYVADSIERLGQAVPRAASQAEGNSRNQATSPRNLASFADEYRKLATDCLKVLRVEMQLETVFHLQEMTNREYLEDEDAEEPDDFVISLTSQITRRDEGMAPFISGEKRNYVFGGICGTAANASIKALADMRSINLFGVQQICRNTIALEQAMAAIPYVDGESVQQNLDRVRTYYELLNMPFEALLAFIAEHDQMFTPTEYSNLLKVNVPGRDTPPDAQIRLSEILSH
- the LOC108861964 gene encoding exocyst complex component SEC8 isoform X2, which produces MHICTIEVNTVASSIYERDDEVPTTTAVAASRMSSQPLSRRTRTLKGDSQFGVRGLTNGSHRTGSTEEGSSFDGHDEEDSVEHDEATGDGQTIRNGTDSKLLSYQLPPWLSDSSPDEFIEAVRKSDDPLHVKYLQTLVQCLCMLGKVAAAGAIICQRLRPTIHEIIISKIKAHMETKNLSKSACSQGDRTGAAGLHFIKGQSEAYRLSKDKPQNGISNSGTHLAVSPVSPLMAPGGKAQAAAKDLLDSILDTIVKIFENHVVVGELLEFRASQHDINTPKSLPTDVNWNPDSDASQATGGYTISFPLTVLQSECQQLICEILRATPEAASADTAAQTAKLSKKAPKKDKRDAPEDGVTFTFRFTDATVSISNQGADLIRQGWGKRAPNSSQEGYGSAAVLPEQGIYLAASIYRPVLQFTDKITSMLPKKHSQLVNDGLLTFTENFVKDHLLPTMFVDYRKGVQQAISSAAAFRPRAHTTTYTPTVEKGRPILQGLLAIDLLAKEVLGWAQAMPKFATDLVKYVQTFLERTFERCRTSYMEAVLEKLSYRLIGRHDIERLMRLDAASACLPSQLGHSVSHSEAVGSEVELTELFLSLPSIKQDNLIRDDNKLILLASLSDSLEYVADSIERLGQAVPRAASQAEGNSRNQATSPRNLASFADEYRKLATDCLKVLRVEMQLETVFHLQEMTNREYLEDEDAEEPDDFVISLTSQITRRDEGMAPFISGEKRNYVFGGICGTAANASIKALADMRSINLFGVQQICRNTIALEQAMAAIPYVDGESVQQNLDRVRTYYELLNMPFEALLAFIAEHDQMFTPTEYSNLLKVNVPGRDTPPDAQIRLSEILSH